The Micromonospora sp. WMMD961 genome has a segment encoding these proteins:
- a CDS encoding GntR family transcriptional regulator, which yields MIDPLSPTPMYVQLADVIAKRIEAGELQPRRPIPSESTLQQEYGVARGTVRAAVRLLRERGLVMTVPQRGTYVSDK from the coding sequence ATGATCGATCCACTGTCTCCGACGCCGATGTACGTTCAGCTCGCAGACGTGATCGCCAAGCGGATCGAGGCCGGAGAGCTGCAACCTCGCCGACCGATTCCGAGCGAATCGACGCTTCAGCAGGAGTACGGCGTCGCTCGCGGCACGGTACGCGCGGCAGTGCGCCTCCTGCGGGAGCGCGGCCTGGTGATGACCGTGCCGCAGCGGGGCACCTACGTCAGCGACAAGTAG
- a CDS encoding SigE family RNA polymerase sigma factor: MTFEEYAFARTSALVRLARLLTDDEHRAEDLVQEVLAKAYARWGRISRTDRPDAYVRRMLVNAHHSWWRRRSSREVSVAAVTDRAGAADEAAVVAERDALWRLVRELPRSQRTVIVLRYYEDLDDSSIAEILACSAGTVRTHAKRALATLRKRQEAPTPARTGEF; this comes from the coding sequence GTGACGTTCGAGGAGTACGCGTTCGCTCGCACTTCGGCGCTGGTGCGGCTCGCCCGACTGCTGACCGATGACGAGCATCGAGCCGAGGACCTGGTTCAGGAGGTCCTCGCCAAGGCGTACGCCCGCTGGGGGCGTATTTCCCGGACGGACCGGCCCGACGCGTACGTCCGTCGGATGCTCGTCAACGCCCACCACTCGTGGTGGCGGCGGCGGAGCAGTCGGGAGGTCTCGGTCGCGGCGGTGACCGACCGGGCGGGCGCCGCGGACGAGGCGGCCGTAGTGGCCGAGCGTGACGCGTTGTGGCGGCTCGTCCGTGAGCTGCCGAGGAGTCAGCGCACCGTGATCGTGCTGCGCTACTACGAGGATCTCGACGACTCGTCGATCGCCGAGATCCTGGCCTGTTCGGCCGGCACCGTTCGCACGCACGCGAAGCGCGCCCTGGCAACGCTGCGCAAGCGGCAGGAAGCGCCAACCCCCGCACGGACAGGAGAGTTCTGA
- a CDS encoding VOC family protein encodes MAARISLTLDSTDAQVLAAFWKTALGYIDEPPAPHSATREEFDLPEDEPPEHGVWLCDPDGVGPFLSILNVPEPKTAKNRLHIDIRVPGHGSPDERWARIRAEAARLVQAGGKVLEEVHWQHVVMADPEGNEFCVAATSA; translated from the coding sequence ATGGCAGCTCGGATCTCCCTGACCCTCGACTCCACCGACGCCCAGGTGCTCGCCGCGTTCTGGAAGACCGCCCTGGGCTACATCGACGAGCCACCAGCACCGCACTCCGCCACTCGGGAGGAGTTCGACCTACCGGAGGACGAGCCTCCTGAGCACGGCGTATGGCTGTGCGACCCGGACGGGGTCGGCCCCTTCCTCTCCATCCTCAACGTCCCCGAGCCCAAGACCGCGAAGAACCGGCTGCACATCGACATCCGGGTGCCGGGCCACGGCAGTCCCGACGAGCGGTGGGCGCGGATCAGGGCCGAGGCCGCTCGTCTGGTGCAGGCCGGCGGGAAGGTCCTGGAGGAGGTCCACTGGCAGCACGTGGTGATGGCCGACCCGGAGGGCAACGAGTTCTGCGTGGCGGCAACCTCAGCCTGA